CGGTGTGCGGATCGGTGTAGTCCACGCTGCCCAGCGGGCGGGAGATGACGATGCCGGGGCGGGCGCCGGACTCGGCGCGGACGCCCTTGGCGGCACCGGCCAGCCAGTCGGCGTGGCTGGTCCAGCCGTGGTACTCCGCGATCCGCTCGGCCTTCGGGCCCGCCGGGGCCGCGGCGTCCCCGGGGGTTACCGAGGTGCCCGCCGAGGGGCGGGCCGTTCCGGCGGCCGCTGTGGCCGTCGTGGTGACGGCGGCGGCGCCCGCGACGCCGAGTGCGGCGGCGAGCACGGAGCGGCGGGGCGTGGATCCAGATCTGGTCATGCGGGGTTCCCCCAGTCGTCGTCCGGTCCAGTGGGCGGCGGGTGCGACAGTCGCACAACTATGGCCGCTGCGAGTGGTCTCAGGCCAGTGATTCCCCCAGCGCCCGCTCCATCAATATTGGTGTGAACCAATGGAGTGAACGAGCCCGAAGGGCCGTATGGTGGTCCCCGATGCGAACTTACCGACGAGTTGGCGGCCTGGACGCGCTGGCGCGGCGCCTGCGCGCGCTGCCGCCGTCCTGCGGGCCGGTCCGGCTGATCGCGATCGACGGCCACGCGGGCTCCGGGAAGACCACCTTCGCCGGGCATCTGGCCGAAGCGCTCGGCGGCGCGCCGGTGCTGCACACGGACGACTTCGCCACCCATGAGGAGCTCTTCGGCTGGGCCGAGCGGCTGCAAGCCCATGTCCTCGCCCCGCTCGCCCGGGGCGCGGCCGCGGCTTACGCCCCGTACGACTGGGTGGAGCGCCGCTTCACCACCGCCCGGCGGCGGCTCGACCCCGCGCCGGTGGTGCTGCTGGAGGGCGTGGGCAGCGGCCGCCGCGCGGTGCGCCCGCGGCTGGCGCAGCTGTTGTGGATGGAGCTGCCCGAGCGGGACTCCTGGCGGCGCGGTCAGCTGCGGGACGGCCCGGAGCAGACCGCGTTCTGGGACAGATGGCTGCCCGCCGAGCGTGCGCATTTCACCGCCGATCCGTCCCGTCCGTACGCAGGAGCCTTGGTACAGCAGCGGAAGGAGGGGTATGAGGTGCTACCGGGACCCGCGGCGACCGACGGAAACATCCCCTGGTCTCACACAGCGTGAGCCGATGCCACCGACCGGGCCTGACGCCGCCGCCCGAGGCATGACGCGCACTCCAACTCGGCTTGACCTGGGGCCCATACAGGTCTTACGTTCTCAATGTGCGACTCGTACGAGTCGTCCCACAACGCGAAGCCCCCGGTTGTTCCCCCGTGATCGGGGGCTTCGTCCTGTCTGGCGCCGGTTTTCCGCTGCTTTGCGCGGCCACTTCCTCACCCTGAGTGACGACCCTCCCCGGGCCTTGTGCGCCCCTTACACGCCCCCGCGCACACCCGTCCGGCCTTGTGGGATTGCGACGAACAACAGTGCGGCACCCTCGGCCCATGCGAGTTGCGCAGGTACGATGCGAAAGGGGCAGTCGCCCCTGCGGCATCCACGGGGGCAGGGGTTGTGGGGGACGTGATGGATTTCGGCACGCAGGGTTCGCACGCCCCGGCCGACCTCGCCTGGCTGCGAGCCGTCGATGCCTACACGATGGGCGCGTACGCACAGGCCGAGGAGGAGTTCCGGGCCGCCACCCGGCTCGATCCGGGAATGGCCGACGCCTGGCTCGGACTGCACGCGCTGCGGGCCGACACCGCGGCGGCGCTGCTGCGGATGTACCGGCACCGCGACCGCTTCGGCGAGCAGCGCGCCCGGCACCGCCGCACCCTCAACTCCTGGTACTGGCTGGGCTGGTGGGTCCAGCCCGTGCTGGAGACCAGCCGGGACCTGCTGCTCGCCCACGCCTCCCACTGGCTCGACGGCCGCCATGTGCCCGAGCTGGACCGGGCGCTGGCCGGCTGCCCCCCGGTCGAGGCGGATCCGCAGGCTCGCTTCCTGCACGCCTGCCGCGCCTATCTGGTCAAGGACTGGGAGCAGCTGGTGCGCCACACCGAGCCGCTGCTCGACGATCAGTTCCTCGGCATCGAGGCCGGTCTGTTCGCCGGAATGGCGCGGGTCCGGCTGGAGATGTACAGCCAGGCCGAACCGCTGCTCGCCGCCGCCTTAATGCGCTGTCGCAGCGAACAGCCCCAGCGCAAGGAGCTGCGCTACTGGCTCGCCCGCGCCCATGAGGGCACCGGGCGCAGCGCCGCCGCGCTCCCGCTCTACCGCGCGGTGCACCGCATCGACTCCACCTTCATGGACACCTCGGCGCGGCTGGCGGCGATAGCCGAGTCCGACGGGCTGGACGAGCCCGCGGACCTCGCCGCCGTATCGCTGGCCGGGGCCGGTGGCCAGGACGCCACGGACGGCCGGGACGCCACCGCCACCGACCCCGCCGACACGCTGTCCGACGGCCGCGATCCGCGTGCCGCGGCCGAGGGCCCCGAGGGTCCGCCGCTGATGGGCCCCGCGGTGATGGGCGCGGGCGGCACCCGCGACCGGGCCGGACTGCCCTCCCAGCCCGGCCCCTCCGATCCGGTGCTGCTGGAGAGCGCGCTCCAGGAGCTGGAGCGCATGGTCGGCCTGGAGCCGGTCAAGCGGCAGGTCCGGGCGCTGTCGGCGCAGCTCCACATGGCGCGGCTGCGCGCCGGACAGGGCCTGCCGGTCCAGCCGCCCAAGCGGCACTTCGTCTTCTCCGGGCCCTCCGGCACCGGCAAGACCACCGTGGCCCGCATCCTCGGCCGGGTCTTCTACGCCCTCGGGCTGCTCGGCGGCGACCATCTGGTGGAGGCCGGGCGCGCCGATCTGGTCGGCGAGTATCTGGGCCAGACGGCGGTGAAGGCCAATGAGCTGATCGACTCGGCGCTCGGCGGGGTGCTCTTCGTCGACGAGGCGTACAGCCTGTCCAACTCGGGCTACAGCAAGGGCGACGCGTACGGCGACGAGGCGCTTCAGGTGCTGCTCAAGCGGGCCGAGGACAACCGCGACCGGCTGGTGGTGATCCTCGCCGGCTACCCCGAGGGCATGGACCGCCTGCTGGCCGCCAACCCCGGCCTCGGCTCGCGCTTCACCACCCGTGTCGACTTCCCCAGCTACCGCCCGCTGGAGCTCACCCGGATCGGTGAGGTGCTGGCGGCGGAGAACGGGGATGTGTGGGACGAGGAGGCCGTGGAGGAGCTGCGCAGCATCAGCGGCCATGTGGTGGACCAGGGCTGGATCGACGAGCTGGGGAACGGGCGGTTTTTGCGCACGCTGTACGAGAAGAGCTGCGCTTACCGGGATTTGCGGCTGTCGGGGTGGAGCGGTACGCCGAATCGGGATGACCTCGCGACGTTGCGGCTGCCGGATCTGATGCAGGCGTACGGGGAGGTCCTGTCGGGCCGCGGCCCCATGTACCGGGACCCGCAGGACCCGCCCCTGGGGTAGGCGATGGCGCGCCTGCGGCGGGCTTTCCCCTACCCCTGGACCCCGGACGCCCTTTGGGCGTGTCCTCAATCGCCGGACGGGCTGAAATCAGCCCGTCCGGCGATTGAGGACCGGGGTCCGGGGCGGAGCCCCGGTTGTGGGGAGGGGCGGGTAGGGGAAAGGCCCGCCGCAGGCGCAAACCGCAGCGCGACCGCGCCGCTCAGCCCACCATCGCCCGCTCCTCCTCGGAGAGCACGGGCGCCGCCTCGCCCCTGGGCTCGGCCACCCGGTCCCGGGCCCCGCCCCGGTGCGCGGGGTCGTGGACCTCGCCGACCAGCTTCTCCAGGACGTCCTCCAGCGCGACCAGCCCCAGCACCGTGCCCGACGCGTCGGCGACGGCCGCCAGATGGGAGGCGGCCCGGCGCATCGCGGTGAGGGCGTCGTCCAGCGGAAGCTCCGCCCGAAGCGTCTCGATCGGATGCCAGACCCGCTGCGGCACGGCCCGCTCCGGGAACTCCAGCTCCAGGACGTCCTTCACATGCAGATAGCCCATGAAGGCGCCTCCGGGGCCGCGCACCGGGAAGCGCGAGTAGCCGGTGCGCACGGTCAGCTCCTCGATCTGCCGGGGGGTGACCGAGGGATCCACGGTGACCAGGCCCGCCGGGTCCAGGAGGACGTCGGTGACCGGGCGGCTGCCCAGCTCCAGGGCGTCCGCGAGCCGCTCCTGCTCCCCGGGGTCGAGCAGCCCGGCCTGCCGGGAGTCCTCGACCAGATGGGTCAGCTGCTCGCTGGTGAAGACGGCCTCGACCTCGTCCTTGGGCTCCACCCGGAACAGCCGCAGCACCAGCCGGGCGCACGCCCCCAGCAGCGCGGTGACCGGGCGGCACAGCCGCGCGAAGGTGACCAGCCCGGGGCCCAGCCACAGCGCGGTCCTGTCCGGCGCCGCCATGGCCAGGTTCTTCGGCACCATCTCGCCGATGACCAGATGGAGGAAGACCACCAGGGCGAGCGCGATGGCGTAGCCGAGCGGGTGGATCAGCTGCTCGGGCAGGTGGACGGCGTGGAAGACCGGCTCCAGCAGTTCGGCGACGGTCGGTTCGGCGACCGCGCCGAGGGTCAGCGAGCAGATGGTGATGCCGAACTGGGCGGCCGCCATCATCTGCGGCAGGTTCTCCAGGCCCGTGAGCACCGTACGGGCGCGCGCGGAGCCCTCGGCCGCGCGCGGCTCGATCTGGCTGCGGCGCACCGAGACCAGGGCGAACTCGGCGCCCACGAAGAAGCCGTTGGCCAGGACCAGCAGGACAGCGAAGAGAAGCTGTACCAGGCTCATCGTCCGTTCCCCTCCCCGGGCACGGCATGGGCGGTCATCTGCACAGGCGGCGTAGTACCCGGCTTTGTGCGGACGATGCGTACCCGTTCCGCCCGGTGGTGGCCGACCTGCCGGACGGCCAGCTTCCAGCCGGGCAGCTCGGCGATGTCGCCGGGGGCGGGGATCCGCCCCAGCAGATCGGCCACCAGCCCGGCCACGGTCTCGTACGGCCCGTCGGGCGCGTCGAGGCCGATCCGGCGCAGGGTGTCGACGCGGCAGCCGCCGTCGGCGTCCCAAACGGTGCGGCCGTCCTCGGTGAGGGTCTGCACCAGGTCGGGGGTCTCCGCGGCCTCGTCGTCGTGCTCGTCGCGCACCTCGCCGACCAGCTCCTCGACGATGTCCTCCAGGGTGACCACACCGGCCGTGCCGCCGTACTCGTCGACGACCACGGCTATCGGCTGTTCACTGCGCAGCCGCTCCAGCAGCGGCTGGACCGGCAGCGTCTCGGGGACCAGCACCGGGGACTGCGCGATCCGGCTGACGGGGGTGCGCAACCGGTCGTCGGACGGCACCGCGAGGGCGTCCTTGAGGTGCACCATCCCGATGACCTCGTCCAGCCGGTCGCGGTAGACGGGGAACCGGGACAGCCCGGTGGCCCGGGTGAGATTGAGCACATCCACGGCGGTCGCCGTGGAGTGCAGCGCGCTGACCCGCACCCGCGGGGTCATCACATGCTGGGCGGTCAGCTCGCCGAGCGAGAGGGTGCGGACGAACAGATCGGCCGTGTCCTGCTCGAGCGCGCCGGCCCGCGCCGAATGGCGGGCGAGCGAGACCAGCTCACCGGGGGTGCGGGCGGAGGCCAGCTCCTCGGTGGGCTCCACGCCCAGCGCCCGCACCAGCCGGTTGGCCACGGTGTTGAGCAGGGCGATCACGGGCCGGAAGAAGCGGGCGAAGGCGTACTGCGGGCCCGCGACGAAGCGGGCGACCTGTAGCGGCCGGGAGACCGCCCAGTTCTTGGGCACCAGCTCGCCGATGACCATCTGGACGGCGGACGCCAGCAGCATGCCGAGCACGATGGCGACACCGGAGACGGCGCCGTGCGGCAGCCCGACCGCCTCCAGCGGCGCGGTCAGCAGATGGCCGAGCGCGGGCTCGGCCAGCATGCCGACGATCAGCGAGGTGATGGTGATGCCGAGTTGGGTGCCGGAGAGCTGGAAGGACAGCTCGCGCAGCGCCTCGACGACGGTACGGGCGCGCTTGTCACCCTCGTCGGCGGCTCGCTCGGCGTCCGGCCGCTCGACGGTGACCAGGCCGAATTCGGCGGCCACGAAGAAGCCGTTGGCGAGGATCAGGACGAGTGCCGCGGACAGCAGCAGGAGGGACAGGGTGATGCTCATGCCGCCGCCTCGTGGTCGGCGGCGGCGCAGGTACTACAGGACGATCCGTCCATCTGCTGAGGGAGTCACTCCTCGGGTCGCAGGGGAGCCCGCCAGGGGCGCACGCGGGCGTGCGCGCTGGAGAGGCGGGGCGGGGCACCGTTCGGCCCCGGCAACAGAGTAATCAAGGATGGGGCATGACGGGCAGGCCCCTCACGCCGTTGGAGTGCCGATCCGCTCGTCGGCCGGTTCGCGGGGGCCCGCCCGGCAGCGGGCGGAAGCGGACGTGAAGGGGCTGCTCAACGCCGACAGGCCCTAGGGCCGGGCGGCCCTGACGGGTGGCTCAGTCCGCGGCACGGCCCGTCCCGTGCCGCTCGGCGAGGGCGCGCAGGGCCCGCGCGTCGCTGATGGCGTGCGCCTTGGCGATGCCCGGCTGGATGCCCATCGCGGGCAGGCTGGTGCCGTCGGCGAGGTCCAGATAGACCCAGGGGTCGCCCGGGCGCAGATTGACCCGGAGCACCTCCGCCCACTCCAGCCGGCGCTTGGTGGTGAGGTTGACCACCGTCACACCGCCCTCCTCGGCCACCACCTTGGGGCGGCTGAGCAGCATCAGCACTCCGAAGAACAGCAGTCCGGTGAGGATGAAGCTGGCCCGCTCCCCCGGCCCCAGCCGCTCCAGCAGCAGGGCCACCGCCGTGAGGACGACCAGGACGGCGACACCGACGGTCATCAGGACGGCCCGGGTCCTGGTCGGCCGGAAGGTGACGGGCAGGGCGGGGGTGGGCGCGGCGGCGGACACGTGGTCGGCCTCTCGGATGGGAGGGACGGGAGAGAACGGGATGGGGGCAGGGGCGGCGCGGGCCGTCAGAGGCGGCAGGCGTGGATGCCGGTGGTGAGGATGGCGCGGGCCCCCAGGTCGTAGAGCTCGTCCATGATCCGCTGGGCGTCCTTGGCGGGGACCATCGAGCGGACCGCGACCCAGCCCTCGTGGTGCAGCGGGGAGACGGTGGGCGACTCCAGGCCCGGGGTGAGCGCCACGGCGCGCTCCACCTGCTCCACCCGGATGTCGTAGTCCATCATCACGTAGCGCCGGGCCACCAGGACGCCCTGCATCCGGCGGAGGAACTGCTGGACCTTGGGGTCGTCGCTGGGGTCGCCGGTGCGGCGGATGACGACCGCCTCGGACTCCAGGATGGGCTCGCCGATGATCTCCAGCCCGGCGTTGCGCAGGGTGGTGCCGGTCTCGACCACATCCGCGATGACCTCGGCGACACCGAGCTGGATCGCGGTCTCGACGGCGCCGTCGAGGTGGACCACGGCGGCGTCCACACCGTTGTCGGCGAGGTGCTTGGTGACCAGCCCGGCGAAGGACGTGGCCACGGTCATCCCGCCGAACTCGCTGACGTCCTTGGCCGTGCCGGCACGGGTGGCGTAGCGGAAGGTGGACCCGGCGAAGCCGAGCTGCATGATCTCCTCGGCCTGGGAGCCGGAGTCCAGCAGCAGATCGCGGCCGGTGATGCCGATGTCGAGCCGGCCGGAGCCCACGTAGACGGCGATGTCGCGGGGGCGGAGGAAGAAGAACTCCACCTCGTTCTCCGCGTCGACCAGGACCAGCTCCCTGCGGTCCTTGCGCTGCCGGTAGCCCGCCTCATGGAGCATCGCCGACGCAGGCTCGGACAGTGAACCCTTGTTGGGGACGGCGATGCGCAGCATGAGTGCTCTTTCCTTCGGTAGCTCGGGTGAGGGTGCTGGTGGGGGGTGTCAGAGGTGGGCGTAGACGTCGTCGAGGGTCAGCCCCTTGGCGACCATCATCACCTGAAGGTGGTACAGGAGCTGGGAGATCTCCTCGGCGGTCGCCTCGTCGCTCTCGTACTCGGCGGCCATCCACACCTCGGCGGCCTCCTCCACGACCTTCTTGCCGATGGCGTGCACACCGGAGTGGACCAGCTCGGCGGTGCGGGACGTGGCGGGGTCGGCCGTGGCGGCCTTCTTCTGGAGCTCGGCGAAGAGCTCCTCGAACGTCTTCTTGGGCATCGTGTCCGTCATCCTACTTGGGTCGTGCGACGCCCCTCAGCGCCAGGGTTCGGCGACCGAGCGCAGGGTGGTGGCGGTGGCGACGGCCGCGGTGACCGCCTCGTGGCCCTTGTCCTCGCTGGAGCCCGCGAGCCCGGCCCGGTCCAGGGCCTGCTCATCGGTGTCGCAGGTCAGCACGCCGAAGCCGATGGGCACGCCGGTGTCCACACTGACCTGGGTCAGCCCCTGGGTGACGCCCTGGCACACATAGTCGAAGTGCGGGGTGCCACCGCGGATGACGACGCCCAGGGCCACGATCGCGTCGTAGCCGCGGCCCGCGAGCACCTTGGCGACGACCGGCAGTTCGAAGCTGCCCGGCACCCGCAGCACGGTGGGCTCGTCGATGCCGAGCTCGCCCAGCGCGCGCAGGGCGCCGTCGAGCAGGCCGTCCATCACCTTCTCGTGCCACTGTGCGGCGATGACGGCGACGCGCAGGTCCCCGCAGTTCTTCACGGACAGTTCGGGGGCGCCCTTACCGCTCACGTCTCTCCTCGGTGTTTCCGGTGTTCTGGTGTTCTGGTGGTTCTGGTGGTTCTGGGGTGGTGCGTTGCTGTGGCTACTGGTTGCCGCAGGCCGATATGGGCTCGGTGCGGTCGCCCTCCAGCCAGGGCAGGTCATGCCCCATCCGGTCCCGCTTGGTGCGGAGGTAGCGGAGGTTGTGCTCCCCGGCCTGGACGGGCATCGGCTCCCGGCCGGTGACCCGCAGCCCGTGCCGGACCAGCGCCGTGGTCTTCTCCGGGTTGTTGGTCATCAGCCGCAGCGAACGCACTCCGAGGTCGGCGAGGATCTCCGCGCCCGCCGCGTAGTCCCGCGCGTCGGCGGGCAGGCCGAGCTCCAGATTGGCGTCCAGGGTGTCCCGGCCCAGCTCCTGGAGCTCGTACGCGCGCAGCTTGGACAGCAGTCCGATGCCGCGCCCCTCGTGGCCGCGCAGATACAGGACGATGCCCCGGCCCTCGGCGGTGACCCGCTCCAGCGCGGCGTGCAGCTGGGGGCCGCAGTCGCAGCGCAGCGAGTGGAAGACATCGCCGGTGAGGCATTCGGAGTGGACCCGGACCAGCACGTCCTCGCCGTCCCGGATGTCGCCCTGGACCAGCGCGATGTGCTCGACGCCGTCGGCCGCGCGGTAGCCGTACGCCCGGAAGTCGCCGAAGGCGGTGGGCAGCCGGGTCTCGGCCTCGCGCCGCACAAGCGGTTCGGCGGGCTTGCGGTACGCGATCAGATCGGCGATGGAGACGATCGCCAGGCCGTGCTTGTGGGCGAAGGCGACCAGGTCGGGCAGGCGCAGCATGGCACCGTCCTCCCCCGCGATCTCGCAGATCACGGCCGCCGGACGCAGTCCGGCCAGCCGGGCGAGGTCGACCCCGGCCTCGGTGTGGCCGTCGCGCTCGAGCACCCCGCCGGGGCGGGCGCGCAGCGGGAAGATGTGGCCGGGACGGACGAGGTCGCCGGGGGTGGTGGCCGGGTCGGCCAGCAGCCGCAGGGTGGTGGCCCGGTCGGCGGCGGAGATACCGGTGCTGACGCCGTGTTCGGCGGTGGCGTCGACCGAGACGGTGAAGGCGGTCCGCATGGACTCGGTGTTCTCCTCGACCATCTGCGGAAGTCGCAGCCGGTCGAGTTCGGCGGCCTCCATGGGCGCGCAGATGAGCCCACGGCACTCGTTCATCATGAAGGCGACGATCTCGGGGGTGATCGTCTCGGCGGCGGCGACGAGGTCGCCCTCGTTCTCCCGGTCCTCGTCGTCCACGACCACCACGGGGCGGCCCGCGGCGATGTCGGCGATGGCGCGCTCGATGGGGTCCAGAGCCAGTTCGTCGGGCCAGTGCGCGGTGCGCAGGGGGGCGGCCGGGCCGCTACTCGGGGAGGCGGCCGGGCCGCCGCTCGGATGCGGGTCGGTCACCGCGTATGCCTCACTCATGATGTGGCCTCCTTGTCCTGCGTGCCGTTGTCCCGTCCGAGCAGCCGCTCGACGTATTTGGCGAGTACGTCCACCTCGAGGTTGACCGGGTCACCGGCCTGCTTGACGCCGAGCGTGGTGAGCGCGAGGGTCGTCGGGATGAGGCTGACGGTGAAGTAGTCGGAGCCCGCGTCCACGACGGTGAGGCTGATGCCGTCCACCGTGATGGAGCCCTTCTCGACGACATAGCGGCTGAGTTCGGCGGGCAGCGAGATCTTCACGATCTCCCAGTGCTCGGAGAGCTTGCGGTCCACGATGGCGCCGGTGCCGTCCACATGGCCCTGCACGATGTGGCCGCCGAGCCGCCCGCCCAGCGCCATGGGGCGCTCCAGGTTGACCCGGGAGCCGATGTCGAGCGCGCCGAGACCGGAGCGGTTCAGGGTCTCGGCCATGACGTCGGCGCTGAACCGGGTGCCCTCCGCGTCCTCGATGATGTCGACGACGGTGAGACAGACGCCGTTGACGGCGATGGAGTCGCCGTGCTTCGCCCCTTCGGTGACGAGGGGGCCGCGTACCTGGAAGCGGGACGCGTCACCGAGGTGCTCGATGGCGACGATCTCACCCAGTTCTTCGACAATTCCGGTGAACACTTCAGTTCTCCTCGGCGAGGGGGGCGGTGGCGGGAACGGCGATGGGGGCGGCGGTGACGCGCAGATCGGGACCGAGCCGGGTCACATCGGCCGTCTCGAGGCGCAACGCCTGCGCGATGGTGGTGATTCCGGCGTCGGCGAGGGCGGCGGGGCCCGCGCCGAGCAGGACGGGGGCGAGGTAGCCGACGACCTTGTCGACGGCGCCCGCGGCGAGGAACGCCCCGGCGAGGGTGGGCCCGCCCTCCAGCAGGACGGAGCGCACCCCGCGGCCGTGCAACTCGGCCAGGAGCGCGGGGATCCGGAGGCCGGTTTCCGCGCGCGGCAGCCTTACGGTCTCCACGCCCGGCCGCCGCGGCAGATGCGCGATGCCCGCGTCCTCGGCGACGGCGATCAGCGTGGGCGCGGCGTCGTCCAGCACCCGGGCGCCGGGCTTGATGGTGGCGCCCGTGTCCACGACGACCCGCAGCGGCTGGGTGGCGCCCTCCCGGTCCCGTACGGCCAGGTGGGGATCGTCGGCGCGCAGGGTGCCGGAGCCGACGACGACGGCGTCGGCCTCCGCGCGCAGCCGGTGCACATCGGCGCGGGACTCGGCGGAGGTGATCCAGCGGCTGGTGCCGTCGGCGGCGGCGCTGCGGCCGTCCAGGGTCGCGGCGAACTTCCACAGCACGAAGGGGCGGCCGCGGCGCATCGCGGTCAGCCAGGGCTCGTTGACCGCCTCGGCCTCGTCGGCCAGCAGCCCGACGTCGACCGCGACCCCGGCGGCGGCCAGGGTCGCGGCGCCGCCCTTGGCCTGGGCGGTGGGGTCGGCGACGGCGTAGTGGACGCGGGCGATCCCGGCGGCGATCAGGGCCTGCGAGCAGGGGCCGGTACGGCCGGTGTGGTCGCAGGGTTCGAGGGTGACGACGGCGGTGCCGCCACGTGCCCGCTCCCCCGCCGCGCGCAGCGCGTGAACCTCGGCGTGCGGACCGCCGGCCCGCTGGTGCCAGCCCTCGCCGACGACGCGGCCACCGGCGTCGAGGACGACGCAGCCGACGACGGGGTTGGGGCTGGTGTGGCCGAGGCCGCGGGCGGCGAGCGCGACGGCATGGCGCATCGCTTGGGCTTCGGCTGCGGTGGCCACCGGGTCCTCCTGCCTCTTCGGGCACGGACTCCGGGGCGGTCGAGATGACACGAAAGCGGAAACGCCGCCGCCAGCACGCCGGGATCGGCAATGCGTCCGCATCCCGCGTACGCGAGGGCGGACCGCCGAGGCGGCGCACCGGTGATGTCGCTACCGCCGCGCACTGCCTCCCATCCGGACTTTCACCGTCGGTCCAGGAATTTCACCTGGTCAACCGGCCGCTGGCGGCGGACGGGTCGCGGACTGTAACCGCCGGTTCGGATTTTCACCGACCCCGGAGTGCG
This genomic interval from Streptomyces asiaticus contains the following:
- the ribD gene encoding bifunctional diaminohydroxyphosphoribosylaminopyrimidine deaminase/5-amino-6-(5-phosphoribosylamino)uracil reductase RibD, whose protein sequence is MATAAEAQAMRHAVALAARGLGHTSPNPVVGCVVLDAGGRVVGEGWHQRAGGPHAEVHALRAAGERARGGTAVVTLEPCDHTGRTGPCSQALIAAGIARVHYAVADPTAQAKGGAATLAAAGVAVDVGLLADEAEAVNEPWLTAMRRGRPFVLWKFAATLDGRSAAADGTSRWITSAESRADVHRLRAEADAVVVGSGTLRADDPHLAVRDREGATQPLRVVVDTGATIKPGARVLDDAAPTLIAVAEDAGIAHLPRRPGVETVRLPRAETGLRIPALLAELHGRGVRSVLLEGGPTLAGAFLAAGAVDKVVGYLAPVLLGAGPAALADAGITTIAQALRLETADVTRLGPDLRVTAAPIAVPATAPLAEEN